CTTCTTCGATATCCGTCACAACCACACCGCTATTCACCGGTAAGTCCATCTGGCGCGCCAACGGTTGGGTCACGTCGTCAAAGACCACCCCAGCGAGCGGATGGACGGTAGACGCAGTGGAGGCAGCCTGAACCTTCTTCGTCCGTTCACGCGGGGCTTCCTGAATGACCAGTTCAGCCTGATACACCTTTCCCTCTCTGATGAGATCCAGCCGATGTTTGCTGCCGATCGACGATTGCGCCACCAGATTCCGCAGATGGCCGCTATCCATCACATCGCCCCCGTCGAACCGTACCACGACATCGCCTCGTTTGAGACCGGCTCGTTCGGCCGATCCCTTCGATTGCACATCCGTCACGATCGCGCCTTTCACGTCCGGCAAGCGAAAAATCTTCCCCAGGGGAGGGCTGACATCTTGCGTGTAGGCACCGAGAAATCCTCGGACGACCCGGCCCGTCTTCATCAGGCTCTGCATCGCAGCTCTGGCCATATTGCTGGGGATCGCAAATCCGACCCCTACACTCCCGCCGGTGGGACTCGCGATCGCCGTATTGATGCCCACCAGCTCACCATGAATGTTGACGAGCGCCCCGCCTGAATTCCCGGGATTGATCGGCGCGTCCGTCTGGATAAAGTCTTCGAAATCCGCTACGCCGACATCCGCGCGACCGACAGCACTGACGATACCGAACGTGACCGTGCGGCTCAGTCCCAGCGGGTTCCCGATGGCAAGAACAAAGTCCCCGACATCCAGTTGGCTCGAATCACCCCAGGCGACGGTGGGAAGCTTCGTCGCCTGAATCTTCACGACGGCGACGTCGGTCTTGGGATCCGTGGCGATCACTCTTCCCTTGTATTGACGTCGGTCCGCCAAGACCACTTCCACATCGACCGCATCGGCAACCACATGGTTATTGGTGATGATGTAGCCGTCCGGTGCGACGATCACGCCGGACCCCTGCCCATATTGCCGACGGGTAGGAGGCTCTTTGAACAGGCCGAACGGCAACGCCTCGTCTCCAAAGGCTTGATCGCGTACCACCACGGTCGACGCGATACTCACGACCGCTGGAATCACTCTACTGGCAGTGCTCTTCACTTGGCGCTGCAAATCCTGGCTGCTTGCCTTAAGAACCTGCTGGGTAGCGGCCACTCCTGAAATCGGAGCGGTGAGAGAGGCTACGATTCCCCACACGATGATTCTGAGCCTACCAAGCTTCACGGGAGGGTTTCTCCTAGGATTTGTCATGATGGTAATACGTCCGAGCCTACCACGCGAACCCAATCACGCGCATTCATAATTCGATATGATGTATGCACGGTCGTGTAGGCCACCGCTTTCCAGTGAGCCGACGCGACCTTCAGCGGGCACGACAGCGTCCCGCCTGGGCGAGTTGGTCGGGAAGGATACGCGTATGTTACGATGACAGAAACCGGTTTCTTCTTCATTCATTCCCGGGTGAAGGTGATCCCTAGCCAAAGGTGACCTGATGACACGTTTTCCAAAATTCATAGCTGTGATCCTACTGACAACGGCTTCAGGACTTCTTGTCTCCCTTGCGCATGCCGAGGAAAGTACGTTTGGGACGCCTAAGGGAGATGAAGGCACCAGGATTTTTAAAGCGCCTGAGCATCCGTTTTACAGTGGTGATTTTCGGCTCAAAGGGGATCGCGCGTTCCTCATCGGAAGTATGAGCGATGCAGCGCCCTGGGATCATCTGGACTATGCGGGCAAGCACCTGAACACGGTGAAGGGATCGATTGAGATTGAGGTGAACGAACGTGCCAACATGGGGCGGGTAATAGCCGAATTTGTCGAAGGAGCTAGCCGGTATCGAATCGTCTTTGATCGGTTTGCCGCAAAAGCTCCGTTCCAGGATGGCGGCATTGCGACCAGAATCTATGAGCATGGCGATTCGAACAACGGCGATCCGCTGTATCCCAAAACGTGGTTGTACCTGGGTGGCTGGGGTACTGCGACGATGTATAAGGATGACCAGGTACTCTACAAAGACTATGACGCGCACTTCATGGTGATGGAACGGTCGCGCGACCCTAGAACCCGTGAGGTCCGCTACCCGGTCGCACGTACCTTGCCAGGCGGCGAAACCGATCCAGCCGGGATGGAAATCGATCTCTGGGTGCGATCAAAAGAACAAAACACCAACAACTTTCCTCCCTTTGAAACGTTTGTCCATCTCTGTTGGGAAGAAGTGACCTGGCGATAAGCAATGGGAAGCTCTTTCCAACGCATCCTTCTACTGGTTCTTCTGGCGATAGCTGCACCAGTGGTCGGGTATGCCTCTGAGAGCACGCTCCACGTATGGACGTTTGACCATGAATCGACGAATACTCTTCCTTCTACGTTCAAGATAGGCACCTTGTTTGATGGGAGACCTGCCGGAGAATGGAAGGTGCTCGCGACCGATCGGGCGAAGAGTCCTTCCCGTGTGCTCGGGCAACTCATGGCAAAGGGCGCGGAGCATGCGTATAAGACGGTGCTCATCGATGAAACCACCTCGTCAGACATCGAGCTTTCTGTCTCATTCTTGCCGATCGACGGCAAAGCCGATATGGGCGGGGGGCTGATCTGGCGCGCCACAGACGATCGCAACTACTACCTCGCGAGGGCCAATCCGCTGGAGCAGAATATTCGGATCTATCGGGTCGTGAAGGGTGTCCGGCGGATGCTCAAGAACTTTGATCGGATCATTGATGTCCGGCAGTGGCATACCCTCCGCGTAGTTACTCAGGGATGCCACGTGCAAGTGTTCTTCGATGCGCAGCAGGCGTTCGACCTGTGCGATCAGACCTTCTCAACCGGCCGGGTCGGACTCTGGACGAAATCCGATGCCGTCACCTATTTCGATGATCTGAAACTGCAGATTGTGCGCTGAGCCAGGTTGGTACAGCCGCTCGTTTACATCGACTCCGTTTCCATTTGGCCATTGATTCAGACCTGTGCATCTGTTTCAATTTCTTCCTCATGTCCTGGGCGCATACATGATGACCATCATGCCGCCCAAACAGAGCATGGCTCCCATTACGTCATAGCGATCCGGCCGAACTCCGTCGATTCCCCAGCCCACAGGAGGGACAACACAATAAACATTCCACCGTACGCCGCATAGACACGACCAAAGTGAGCAGGCTGTAGAGTTGGGATGACTCCATAAAGAATAAGAATGGCTGCACCTATTGCTCCGTACAGCCACGGTCGGCCTTCCCTGAGCGTCAGCCAGATCAGGTACCCGCCGCCGATTTCGCACGCCCCAGCCAGAACATAAAGCCCAAACGAGCTGACTAGGGACATCGATTCCTCCTTCACGCTGCACTGCGAATGTTGGCCGGAGGCATATCCGGTTACAAGTCACTGATTCATTGCTCTGCCCGCTGTTCAATCCACCGATACACCACAGGCATCACAATCAAGGTCAATGCCGTCGATGAGATCAATCCACCGATGACGACTGTCGCCAGCGGTCGCTGCACTTCCGCTCCCATACTCGTCGCGAGTGCCATAGGAGAAAAGCCAAGACCGGCAACGAGCGCCGTCATAAGCACGGGTCTCCAATCGATCCAAGGCTCCGCTGCGTAACGGCCTCATCCGGTGAGAGCCCTTCGGTCTCGAGTCGTCGAATATGACTGACCAGAACGACACCGTTGAGTACCGCAATACCGAACAAGGCAATGAATCCAACAACGGCAGACATGCTCAGCGGCAGGCCACGGAGCCAGAGGGGCAATGAGCCCCCGACAGAGCGAGCGGGACATTCAGAAAGATCAAGAGCGCCGGGCGCATCGCCCCAAAGACAACAGATAGGACGCCCAGAATCAGTAACAGCGTGATGGGCACAATGACGGCCATGCGTTGTGACGCCCCTCGAAGATGCTCGAATTGCCCACCCCAGGTCAATTCATATCCGGCAGGGAGAACTATCGCCTGCGCAACAGCCTGTTGAGCATCTACAATGAAGGCACCCAGGTCGCGTCCCCGAATATTACATTCCACCACGATGCGGCGCTGGACGTGCTCTCGACTGACCTGAGCCGGTCCGGAATCAACTAGAATCTTCGCCACGCGCGACAGCCAGAACAAGCTCGCCCTGTCTCGTCGGGATCAAGAGATTTCCCAATGTGCTGGGATCTTGCCCCACATGCTCGGCCAGGCGTACAACAAGCTCGAATGAAGAGGCCCTGCACGACAGTTCCCACCACCACACCTCCACGGATCGATTGCACAAGACTCAGCACCTCATCCGCCATCAGTCCGTAACGTGCAATCTGCTCGCGGTCGACGACCACCCTTAGGAGCGATGGGCAGGCCGGACACCTGCTCGACTTTCACATCCGCTGCACCCTGCACCTCCAGGTGCGGGCAACGGCATCGGCCTGCTGTTCGAGAGCTCCCAAGTCGGGGCCGAAGATCTTCACTGCCAGATCCCGATCGAACACCTGCGATCAACCCATTGAATCGCATCTCGATCGGTTGCGTGAAGCCGAGACCGACTCCCCGGCACCTGTTGATGAACGGCGGCTTTCATCTGCTCAATCAAGTCCTCCCGGGTACGTGCCGTAACCCAGTCATGCCGCGGCTTCATCATGACAAATACATCCGATAGTTCTACTCATGACATCGGTCGCCGCTTCGGACTGCCAGGTTCGCGTCACGACTTGTGTCACTTCAGGAAAGCGCCGCAAGACTCGTTCGATCTCCAGCGAGGTCGCAATCGACTCGCTTAATGACACGCTCGGCAACCGCCACACTTGCACCGCTAGATCGCCTTCCTCAAGTCGGGGGACGAACTCGATACCCAGTTGCGATCCGATGGTGAAGAAGATGAGAACATTCCCGAACCGCAGAACTGACCGGCCAGATCGGCCGTGCCAGCGCCAGCGAAGACAGGCGTACAGAGTTCGCGTGTTTTCCGAATCAACGAATGGTTCTCCCGCGATCTGACCTCGTTCGAACAAACCAGAAGGAAAGAAGAGGGCAACGGTCACGGCAAGCAAGAGGGAACCTGCGAGGCCATAATGACGGTCATGCGGCCATCAGGGCGGAACATCTTTCCCTCAATGCCGGTGAGCGCCAGAATGGGGTACATAGACGAGAGAATGATGATCCCCACCGCAAGCGCCAGGGCGCATGACCTCGTCCGGCAGCCAGTACTTGGGCCAGGCGCTCCTCTGGACGTTGCCGATTTGCGTTTGGCGTCGTCGCAAAATATTGTCGATCATCACGACGGAACCATCGACCAACAACCCGGAGTCGATAGCTCCCAAACTCTTGCGATTGCCGACACCCCGCGTGCATCATGCCGGTGAAAGCAATCAGCATCGACAGAGGATCGCCCGTTGACGCGACGATCAAGCCCGCCCGAAGGTCGCCGAGAAACAGGAACAACACCGCAATGACGAGCAGGCCTCCTTCAAGAAGATTGTTCCGAACAGTCTGGATCACTTGGGATGCGAAGAGAGTTCGACTTAATAGGGCAGCGATCACCACGCCGGGAGGCAACGTCTTTTGGATCTCCTGCACTCTCGCTTTTACCTGAGTCACGACACGTTGCGCATTCTCTCCCGCGAGCATCTGGACCATCCCGATCACCGTTTCGCCTTCTCCCATCGCGGTGGCGGCCCCGATGCGCAAAGCGGAGGCTTCTTTGATCTCCGCAAGATCGGCAATGTAAATCGGTACTCCTCCGGCACCATGAGACACGACGATCTTTGCAAGATCGGCTATGTGCGTAACCAGCGCTTCACCGCGAATGAGCAATTGTTCACGCTGGCGCTCAATGTAGCCACCACCTGCAATGGCGTTATTTCTTTCAAGCGTCTCAAAGACCTGTCGAAGCGACAATTTGTACGAGAGAAGCTTGGCCGGATCGACCACGACATGGAACTGCTGTGGCTCTCCTCCCCAAATATTGACCTCCACCACACCGGGCACGGCCCGCAGTCGCATCCCGACTTCCCATTCGAGTAACGTGCGCAGGGCCATTGCGCTATACCCTGGACCTTGCAGTGTGAATTGGTAAATTTCGCCCAATCCGGTCGTCAGCGGACCCATGACCGGACGACACAGCTCCCACTGGAATCCGCTCCATGGCACGAGCCAACCGTTCAGCCACCAGCTGGCGGGCTCGATAGATGTCAGTGCCGTCTTCGAAAATCGCTGTGACCGCCGAGAGTCCGTAGCGTGACACGGAGCGAAGTTCACGCATGGAAGGCAAGCCGCTCAGCGAGGCCTCGATCGGAAATGTGACAAACTGCTCTACTTCGACAGGACCAAGCGATGGGGAACGGGTCAGGATTTGGACCTGCACCGGTGTCAAATCGGGCACCGCATCGATCGTGAGATGAGTGAACGACCACAGTCCCACGGCAATGACGACCAGCAGTGCAACCACCAAAGAACCGATATCGCAATGTGAGGTCAACAAGCGATCCATCAAAGCCTCATTCCCCGCTCCCAATATGCGCCCTGAGCAGTTCAGACTTCAGATCGAACACGCCTTCGACGACAACCCGGTCACCTTCCCGCACGCCCTCGCGGATCTCGCGTCCAACCGTGATCGGCATGAAGATGTGGCTGGAATCCGCTCAACCAAACTCCTCTGGTCTGGTCAACGGCTGTGACAGCCGACAAAGGAACAGCCAGCGTGGCTGAATCCAGGACGCGGAGAGGTCACTTCAACATATTCCTGAGGTCTCGTTGCCCCCGAGGATTGGCGACCTCAAAGCGCACTTGAATCGTCCTGGTAACTTCGTCCGCGATCGGCGCGGGAGGTGAGCGGAGCGGTGGTCGGCTCGGCCCTGCTGGGCGTAATCGGCGCGATACTCTCCAGTTTTGAAGTTTCTGGCCTGTTCGATAGACAGATTGGCGAAACCCTGGACATCGGCTCGTATCCACGACTCTCGAACAGCTCGTCTCCCGGCGCCAGCCCCTGACCAAGCACGACACGTTGAGCTACAACGGTCGGCAATCGGAGACGTCACCGCATACCGATGTCCCTCCTGATGTGAGCCTCGCTCCAGCTGAGTCAATTCCGAGACGGAGAGCCCCATATTCAGAAGCTTCTCGTGGGTATGCTGATACCGAGCCTCCGCCTGAGTAGCGCCCCGGTCCTCGATAAGCTTTCGCTCCGGGACACTTCGGCGGCCCGCAATTTTTGAGTCCGTCGAAGGTTGTTTTCTGCGCCAGATCAACTTGCGCTTTCGGCAAGGTATTCCTCAGTCGAGTTGATCGAGCTGCAGACTGCCGATCGCGGCGAGCGGTCTGCGCGGCAATACTCGATCGCCGAGTTGAACGTGAATACGTTCAACCTGCACCGCGATTCGTGGTGATCTTCGCCACCTGCTTAAGATCAACGCGACCTGACCTGGGGCCGTGACAACTTCCGGTATCGGATGGGTGATGACAGGTTTGCGTGTTCAGTCGAGATCGAACGGTGACAGCGGGCTGCAATGAATGGCTGGCAATGGAACCCGATGTGCCGCCGACCTCAAGCATCGTCTTCCGGTGGGTCAGCGTTGCGATCGCCACAACCGGCCTAGAACGACAATCGCGGCAACCATCAAGGATCTCGATGTGGTGTATCGTCGCATACCAGTACTCCAAAGCAGATCCGAGCGCCGGCAGAATACATGTCTGCTGCGCAGAGATGCTTACAAAACGTCATGACCTAGAGAAGAGTGAACGCTAGACGGACGGGGAAAGGTGGCGCTCGCGAGTGAATATGATGAGTGAAAAATGCGTAGCGAGGGGGGACTCTCAGCGGACGGCACAATGGAAAGTCGGAGCAGGCATGATGCTCGCGAGGATTCAGCTACAGCAGAAGCGGGCCGATCGGCTTGAAAGCTTCACCCGGTTGAATCGATGAGGTATATGAACTCCAGTTCGTCTTCCGCAGCGGCTGCAGGATGAACTAAGAAATCACTATGGCTTGGAATCGTGTATTGAGAGCTACCGGTCGCATGGTGGGTGGTCATTATTCCCCGTCTAAATCAGGGACCACACCATGTGGGTGATTCCACCATGGAGATGTCCTCCTGCTCCATGCTGATGCTCCACCTCAGGATGAACATGGAACAAGGGAGCCGCAAGCATCCACAGGCACGCCCAACTCAGAACCGCCACGCGAGACCAGGATGTTACATCAGTCATTGAATGCATGGTGGATTAAAGCTAGCACAATTTTCACCTGCCAGCAATTGAGGGAGTTACAAGTCCATGCCTTAGCGCCGCGCGTTGGCGATAACCGAGACAGAACTGAACGTCATGGCGGCGCTCGCGATCATGGGGCTCAAAAACACCCCGACGAAGGGATAGAGAATACCAGCAGCGACCAGGGACCCAGAGGGATTGTAGACAAAGGCGAAGAAGGAGATTCTGCCGGATGTTCTGCATCGTCCCTGACTCCAACCGACGTGCGCGTGCGATCGCGCGATCCCTTGACCAGCGTACCCCGGCACTCTCCATCGCGATATCAGCCCCGGTTCCCATCGCGACCTGCGGGCCTGCGCCAAGGCCGGCGCATCGTTGATTCCGGCTCCCGCCATCGCCACGACATGCCTTCAGATTGGAACTGTTTGACCACCGCCACCTTTTGCTCCGGGCAACACGTCGGCGCGAACATCATCAGATGAAGCCGTCGCCCCACCGCCTCCGCGGTTATTCGATTGTCGCCGGTCAACATCACGATCCGCAGACCTTCCTTGTGCAAGAGGTCGATGGCCTCCGGCGTGGTGGACAATGGGATCGGCCACAGCAACCCGGCCGGCTTGCCGTCGATCGCGGCAAACATGACAGTGTGACCATCATGACGGAGAGGCTCGGCCTGAGCCGACAACACCGTCGTCTCGACGTTCAATTTGCGCAAACATCGCGGTCCCCACAGCCACCGTTCGGTCTTCGACTGTGCCTGTCACTCCCTTTCCCTGAGAGAGGGAAACTCCTGTGCCCGCGCCGGGACGATGCCTCAACCTGAGCACCGGACGCCATCGGCAGGCAAGGGATGTTCGCTGTTCTGCTCCAGACCCGCGACCAACCGAAGCAAATCATGCTCCGTTACCGGCGAAAGAGTCGACTGCCATCAGACGTGGTTTTACCTTCCGTGAGCGTGCCGGTCTTGTCCACCACGAGCGCGTCCACCTTGGCTAGCGTCTCCAATGCCTCGGCGTTCCGGATCAGCACGCCTGCCGTCGCTCCGCGCCCGGTTCCAACCATGATCGACATCGGTGTCGCCAGACCCAAGGCACAGGGGCATGCGATGATTAACACCGCGACCGCATTCAATAAGGCATAGGCCATGCGCGGCTCCGGGCCAATGAGTGCCCAGACGGCAAAGGTGATGATCGAGGCCACGATTACGATCGGCACGAAGTAGCCCGCCACGACGTCGGCAAGCCGTTGAATCGGCGCGCGGGTCCGTTGGGCTTCACTGACCATCCGGACGATTTGCGCCAACAATGTCTCCCGACCGATTCGCTCCGCCTGCATCACGAAACTGCCCCTGCCATTGACGGTAGCCCCACCACCGTGTCCCGCTGCTTCTCCACTGGAATCGGCTCGCCGGTCACCATCGATTCATCGACGGTAGCTCGGCCTTCGATCACCGCACCGTCCACCGGAATCTTTTCGCCTGGCCGGCCGCGCAACCGATCGCCGACCTGGACCTGTTCCCGAAGGAATGTCCTCTTCGCGACCATCCCGTGCGGATCACGCGAGCTGTTTTGGGGCAAGCCCCAAGAGTGTCTTGAGGGGCACTGCTGGTCCGGCTTCTGGCTTGCAGCTCCAGCACCTGTCCCAGCAATACGAGGGTGATGATCGCCACCGCAGGTTCGAAATAGACAGCAAAGCTCCCCTCCATGCGTACAGGAAGGAGTCAGGAAGACTCCAGGAGCCACCAGCCGCAACACTGTAGAGTAGCGGCACCGGTCCCGAGTCCGATGAGCGTAAACATGTTGAGGTGGCGACTCATGATCGACGACCAGGCGCGTTTCGAACAAGCGGTCGACCGATCAGCACCGACCGGTGTGGCCAGCAACAACTGGAACCAGACAAGATTCGCCCTGACACCAGGTGCTGTAACGGCTGACCCGGCAACATCTCGGAAATCATCAGGGCAAAAATTGGCGCCCCAAGTGCCACGCTCTACCGGAAGCGGCGCGTCATATCCACAAGCTCCGGGTTAGCCTCTTCCACCGTCACCGTCCGCGGCTCAAAGCCATCCCACATCGGACAGCTTCCCGGTTCGGCCTGGACAACCTCCGGATGCATGGGGCACGTGTATTCGGTGCGGGTCGGCAGGAGGCGTCACATCCCTCAGGCTCCAGCGCCATTCCACAGATGGGACAGGCCCCAGCCTTGGTTTCTGAAACCTCAGGGTCCATCGGGCAGATACTTGTGCCCAACTGGAGCAGAAGTCGGCTTTGGAATGCGCTGTTCAGGAGGGTTACATAATACTCGGGGTCGGCTCCGGAACTGTCGAGGCATCTGGTGCGCGCAGAAATAGTAGGTCTTGTCGCGATACGCAAATGACCCGGCCGAATCCGGCTGAACCGTCATCCACAGACCGGATCGAATTCTCGCCTGACGAGCCGGTTGCATCATCGGCAACACTCCGCGGGAGAAGGCATCGTAATGAGGTCAGCGCTTCTTGCCGAGCGCCCGTTCCGGTCGGCACGAAATCGTTCCAGGCGACGTCGCGGAAATTAGTAGGTCGTCCCTTATTGTTCGTGCGACCCGCCGCCTTGGCAGGACCAACGAGCAGCTGTGATAGGATCGATGGCCATCTTCATCCAGCCCTCTACACTCTACGTTTCACTTCTCACACCTTTCATCCGCTTAAGACGGCCGCATCTCCGGCGTCATGTTCACCCATCGACTTGATATCCCGTCCAGCAGAGTGACGGGGTCGACGACACCTTGATGCGTTCCCCCATCGGCGCCCCTCTTCAAATAACCTGGCCGGCTTGCCGCCCCAGCCCTGCTTAAACGCCTTCACATCAAGCCGACCTCGTTGATCAGGAGCGACCGAATCGAACGATCCAATACCCCGTCCAGCTTTTCCTTGTGGATGGTGCGAAAGAGCACGGTTTTCATCTGCTCTCCCTTGCCCATCAACTTGGCCTGCTCATACATATCGAAGGCCGTGGGGCTTTCCCGGGATAACGGGAAACCCGACCATCGTGATCTCAACCTTGTCACCGAATTCCTTTCGGAGAAGCGTGACCCCGTCTCTTCAATGATGGCAATGGGACAATAGAAGTCAACCCGAACTCGATTATTTTCACCTTGCCCGACTGATGCGTCGAAGCTTCGTCTTTGAGTATTTCGAACTTCCCATTGAGCTCTGGTTTGGCTACTGCCACGTTAAACGGCACGCTCAACAGCCCGATCGCTCCCACAACCAATAGTGTTTTCTTCCACATCGCCGTCGTTCAACCACCCATCTTCCATACTCCTTTCACAGATCAATGCCCATCCCACGCCCATTGCATAACGGATAGTGCCCTCCTTGCGCCTCTGTCATAATGCATCCATGGAAACCGGTGTGGTCTATTTGCTTTTGATCCGGATTAGTCATCTGTCAGGCGGCTGTGCCACATCAGACATCAGGGCGACGGTCTGCCGTCAGGCACACCTCAGATCAGCTATGCGCAGGTGAAGTTGACCCCAGAATCCACCGGGGGCAGTCGGTTACATTCGGCGGAAAGTCTTGGGAGCACGGCGGCTCAAGGAAGGGACCCAGGATTGAAATCTTACAACTTCCGCTGACGTCTTCTCTCCAACCGACCATGGACGTCAGCCGGTCTGAAGGTCGCTTCGTGGCCCTGCAGGAAATCTTTCCTCGATCCGCCACCATCCACGGGCACCTTCCTCACCGTAACGGGAGAGCTGGCCGGTACCATCGTGCTTACCGCTGGACGAAACCGGTATACCTACCCTCTCATCCACATCACCAATCTGCGTGTGTGGACCGAGAACGATCGGGAGCCCCTCGCATACGCCGCCCCATTGCCCTGGTCCCTATTGGGGACACCCCTACTGGTCTCCGTACTGGGAGCCCGTGGCCGTATTATTGGTAGGCTCCGTCAGCGAGTCCTTCAACCGTGGCTACCTCGTAGAAATTGTCCGCACCCTCGCCAGAATGCCGCCAATCGCGGGTGCTCGGCCGCCGGCGTTCAAGATCCAAGAGCCCGGTCAGACGGATGCAATCGAGCAAGGCGATCCGGCACGTCCCGGTAGTCCTGCTCCCTGATTCCAGCGCCTGGTAGATCTCGCACGCTTCCTCATACCGTTCTCGTGATTCGAGGCTTCGACCCAGCAAATACTGCACGGCCATTCCTTCTTCCTCCGTAGACGCCCGTCTGGTTGAAGCTTCCAATAGGTGGTGAGTGCCTCGTATTGTCCCCAATCGCCTGGAAGCACAATCCTTTCGAGCCAACGCTTTGACGGACAAGATTCCTGTGCGCCAAACCGGTCCAGGAATAACCCGATTGCTTCTGTATCCGCCGGATTCCTTGGAGTGCTAATCCTTCGCGATACACCTCTGATGAATATCAGGTACCTTCCAGAGGATCAGGCTCTTGCATCTCCACGGAATTGACTCGTAGATCCTTCAACTTGGACCTGGCTTCTCGCAATTCCATTGATCTTAGGGAGTTGCTCGCTCGGCGAGTTCCTGTTCGCACGTCGACCTCGTCGGGTTCAAAGACACCAAAGGAAACTGCCTTAGCGGCCCGCGCCGCCGCCGGCTGCCGCGAATAACGCAACATTGATGGTATCCGCCTGCTCATACCCAGCAGACAGAGGGCATGGTCGCTGAGTTGATTGATCAACCTGGGTATTCCGCCGCCAGGTGAGGCGGAA
The Nitrospira sp. DNA segment above includes these coding regions:
- a CDS encoding Do family serine endopeptidase, with the protein product MKLGRLRIIVWGIVASLTAPISGVAATQQVLKASSQDLQRQVKSTASRVIPAVVSIASTVVVRDQAFGDEALPFGLFKEPPTRRQYGQGSGVIVAPDGYIITNNHVVADAVDVEVVLADRRQYKGRVIATDPKTDVAVVKIQATKLPTVAWGDSSQLDVGDFVLAIGNPLGLSRTVTFGIVSAVGRADVGVADFEDFIQTDAPINPGNSGGALVNIHGELVGINTAIASPTGGSVGVGFAIPSNMARAAMQSLMKTGRVVRGFLGAYTQDVSPPLGKIFRLPDVKGAIVTDVQSKGSAERAGLKRGDVVVRFDGGDVMDSGHLRNLVAQSSIGSKHRLDLIREGKVYQAELVIQEAPRERTKKVQAASTASTVHPLAGVVFDDVTQPLARQMDLPVNSGVVVTDIEEGSLAEASGLQPGDVVLELNRQYVQNFSTLQRLAEPLKPTDLALLLVNRQSNVMYIPIQGE
- a CDS encoding Slp family lipoprotein codes for the protein MPHQTSGRRSAVRHTSDQLCAGEVDPRIHRGQSVTFGGKSWEHGGSRKGPRIEILQLPLTSSLQPTMDVSRSEGRFVALQEIFPRSATIHGHLPHRNGRAGRYHRAYRWTKPVYLPSHPHHQSACVDRERSGAPRIRRPIALVPIGDTPTGLRTGSPWPYYW